Proteins encoded together in one Riemerella anatipestifer window:
- the guaB gene encoding IMP dehydrogenase: protein MPIQDKIVETAITFDDVLLVPSFSEVLPNQVSLKSRLTDKITLNVPIVSAAMDTVTESDLAIALARVGGLGFIHKNMPIEEQAAQVNKVKRSENGMIADPVTLSKDHTLREAKELMSRYKISGLPVVDNNNTLIGIITNRDVKYQENLDMKVEELMTKDNLVTSDKNTTLETAKNILLENRVEKLPIVDENFKLVGLITIKDIDNQLEYPHANKDKNGRLIVGAGVGVGEDTMERVTALVKAGVDIIAIDSAHGHSKGVLDKIKEIRQAFPDLDIVGGNIVTAEAAKDLIEAGANVLKVGVGPGSICTTRVVAGVGVPQLSAIYNVYEYAQSKNVAVIADGGIKLSGDIVKAIASGANAVMLGSLFAGTDEAPGEEIIFQGRKFKSYQGMGSLAAMKRGGKERYFQSEAKKFVPEGIEGRVPHKGKLEDVVFQLTGGLRAGMGYCGAKDIKSLQTDSKMVKITGSGLKESHPHDVIITQEAPNYSL from the coding sequence ATGCCTATACAAGACAAAATTGTAGAAACAGCCATTACTTTCGATGATGTGCTTCTAGTACCGTCCTTTTCTGAGGTACTTCCCAATCAAGTTTCACTTAAATCTCGTCTTACCGACAAAATTACGCTGAATGTACCTATCGTTTCAGCAGCGATGGATACCGTTACCGAATCCGACTTAGCTATTGCTTTAGCTCGTGTGGGTGGTTTAGGATTTATCCATAAAAATATGCCGATAGAGGAACAAGCTGCTCAAGTAAACAAGGTAAAACGTTCGGAAAACGGAATGATAGCCGACCCTGTAACGCTTTCTAAAGACCATACTTTAAGAGAAGCTAAAGAGCTGATGTCTAGATACAAAATCTCTGGTCTGCCTGTAGTAGATAACAATAATACGCTTATAGGCATTATTACCAATAGAGATGTAAAATACCAAGAAAACTTGGATATGAAGGTGGAAGAGTTGATGACTAAAGATAATCTAGTAACTTCGGACAAGAATACCACTCTTGAAACGGCTAAAAATATCCTTCTAGAAAACAGAGTAGAAAAACTCCCTATCGTTGATGAAAACTTTAAACTCGTAGGGCTTATCACCATTAAAGACATAGATAATCAACTAGAATATCCTCATGCTAATAAGGATAAAAACGGCAGACTCATCGTAGGTGCGGGTGTAGGCGTAGGCGAAGATACGATGGAGCGTGTAACTGCCTTAGTTAAAGCTGGTGTGGATATTATCGCCATAGATTCTGCACACGGACATTCTAAAGGGGTTTTAGACAAAATAAAGGAAATCCGACAAGCCTTCCCAGACCTAGACATCGTAGGTGGAAATATTGTAACCGCAGAAGCTGCCAAAGACCTCATCGAAGCTGGTGCTAATGTTCTAAAGGTAGGTGTAGGTCCAGGTTCTATCTGTACCACGAGAGTGGTGGCTGGTGTAGGTGTACCTCAACTTTCGGCAATATATAATGTTTATGAGTACGCTCAATCTAAAAATGTTGCCGTAATCGCAGATGGCGGGATTAAACTTTCTGGCGACATCGTGAAGGCTATCGCAAGTGGTGCTAATGCAGTAATGCTAGGTTCTCTATTCGCTGGTACCGATGAAGCTCCAGGTGAGGAAATTATCTTCCAAGGAAGAAAATTCAAATCTTACCAAGGTATGGGTAGCTTAGCTGCAATGAAAAGAGGCGGTAAAGAACGTTATTTCCAAAGCGAAGCTAAGAAATTTGTACCCGAAGGCATCGAAGGTAGAGTGCCACACAAAGGTAAATTAGAAGATGTGGTATTCCAGCTTACAGGTGGACTGAGAGCTGGTATGGGATACTGCGGTGCGAAAGATATTAAATCACTACAAACCGATTCTAAAATGGTAAAAATAACGGGTAGCGGTCTTAAAGAATCTCACCCTCACGATGTGATTATTACTCAAGAAGCTCCTAATTACTCCTTGTAA
- a CDS encoding IS982-like element ISRa1 family transposase, whose product MNNLEQIYERILEVLGLFSENQLISYQRRTPKMSDLEVISLNITAEYLSIDSELQLFRKLPNSLINKIERSVYNKRKRRLSLQTEQIRQRISMEFNEFEDIFIVDSMPMKVCENARSTRSKICKEQSYSSPTYGYCASQKLYFYGYKLHAVCSLNGVIKNFDISPASVHDIHYLKDSGEQMRNCTLIGDRGYLSAKVQIDLFNYANIKLDTPMRSNQKDYIPQFSLYKKKRKRIETFFSQLCDQFMIKRNYAKTFEGFKTRIISKITAATVIQYINKFIFQRKLNHLKISII is encoded by the coding sequence ATGAACAACTTAGAGCAAATATATGAAAGAATTTTGGAAGTTTTAGGACTTTTTTCAGAAAATCAACTGATTAGTTATCAGAGAAGAACACCTAAAATGAGCGATTTAGAAGTCATAAGTCTTAATATTACTGCTGAATACTTGAGTATTGATAGCGAATTACAGTTATTTAGAAAATTGCCAAACTCTCTGATAAACAAAATTGAAAGAAGTGTTTACAATAAGCGAAAACGAAGACTATCCCTACAAACAGAGCAAATTAGACAGCGTATTTCGATGGAGTTCAATGAGTTTGAAGATATTTTTATCGTTGATAGCATGCCAATGAAAGTTTGTGAAAACGCTCGTTCTACTCGTTCAAAAATTTGTAAAGAGCAATCCTATTCTTCACCAACATATGGTTATTGTGCTTCACAGAAATTATATTTCTATGGCTATAAACTACACGCAGTATGTTCTTTAAATGGTGTGATTAAGAATTTTGATATAAGCCCTGCATCCGTTCACGACATCCACTATTTAAAAGATAGTGGTGAGCAAATGCGAAACTGTACTTTAATTGGAGATAGAGGCTATTTATCAGCAAAAGTTCAAATAGATTTATTTAACTATGCTAATATTAAATTAGATACACCAATGAGAAGTAATCAGAAAGATTATATTCCTCAATTTTCATTGTACAAGAAAAAGCGAAAACGAATTGAGACATTTTTCTCTCAACTTTGCGACCAATTTATGATTAAAAGAAACTATGCTAAAACTTTTGAAGGCTTTAAAACAAGGATAATCAGTAAAATAACCGCCGCAACGGTTATTCAATATATCAATAAATTTATCTTCCAAAGAAAATTAAATCATCTAAAAATCAGTATTATTTAA
- a CDS encoding ABC transporter ATP-binding protein: MKPLHRILSFAKPHQKYLWGSMFFNILYSILQIFSVLSMLPVLRIILKLDKIDTTREPIYNGNIGSYFGYLKDLVYYKIQVYNDIYGGSTVLAWVCVITGVAFLLRNISRYLGSFLLVNYRVGITKDLRSAIYHKFLKLPVSFFTEQRKGDMMSRISNDVGAIESGIMGALVDIVNAPFMIIFSLTALFLLDAQLTLFSLIVFPIMGWLISWVGKSLKRQANSAQEELGNLFSLVDETLKSSKVIKIFNADKILEKRFDATTNLWQKYAIGMSRRRELASPMSEFLGSITMLLIAWFSGISVINGTNNDPATFLIFLGIFYQILAPAKQLSNSISSIQGGMASLERVSEVLDYDLKVEETANPIAIDNLNHSIEFKNISFFYDQDHKILEDFSMSLPKGKTVALVGQSGSGKTTVANLLARFYDVNNGSIEVDGNNIKDLKLKDYRSLLGMVTQESVLFNDTVYNNILMGKPEASEEEVIAAAKIANAHQFIESLSAGYNTNIGDDGNKLSGGQKQRISIARAVLKNPPVMILDEATSALDTESERAVQDALEKMMENRTSLIIAHRLSTIQKADLILVMEKGKVIEQGNHNDLMARNGVYKKLVELQNFD; encoded by the coding sequence ATGAAACCTTTACATAGAATTTTAAGCTTCGCCAAACCACACCAAAAGTACCTTTGGGGTAGTATGTTTTTCAATATTTTGTACTCTATCCTCCAGATATTTTCGGTGCTTTCTATGCTCCCCGTTCTAAGGATTATCCTGAAACTAGATAAAATAGACACTACTAGAGAGCCCATCTACAATGGTAACATCGGCAGCTATTTTGGCTACCTAAAAGATTTGGTCTATTATAAAATACAAGTATACAACGATATTTATGGCGGCAGCACCGTGCTGGCGTGGGTGTGCGTAATTACAGGCGTGGCGTTTTTGCTTCGTAATATCTCTAGATACCTTGGGTCTTTTCTCCTTGTAAACTACCGTGTGGGGATTACTAAAGATTTAAGAAGTGCCATCTATCACAAATTTCTAAAACTCCCCGTATCGTTCTTCACAGAACAAAGGAAGGGCGATATGATGTCTAGAATCTCTAACGATGTCGGTGCTATAGAAAGTGGTATTATGGGAGCATTAGTAGATATTGTGAATGCTCCATTCATGATTATTTTTTCGCTCACCGCCTTGTTTTTACTAGATGCCCAGCTTACGCTGTTTTCACTCATCGTCTTCCCTATTATGGGGTGGTTGATTTCGTGGGTTGGTAAAAGTTTAAAAAGACAAGCTAACTCGGCACAAGAAGAACTAGGCAATCTATTCTCTTTAGTAGATGAAACCTTAAAATCTTCCAAAGTCATCAAAATATTTAATGCGGATAAAATCCTAGAAAAAAGATTTGATGCTACCACCAATCTTTGGCAAAAATATGCCATAGGTATGAGCCGAAGACGAGAGCTCGCCTCTCCAATGAGTGAGTTTTTGGGGTCTATCACGATGTTACTTATCGCTTGGTTTTCGGGCATCAGTGTTATCAACGGGACTAATAACGACCCAGCTACTTTCCTTATTTTCTTGGGGATTTTCTATCAAATCCTTGCGCCTGCCAAACAACTATCTAACTCCATATCGTCTATACAAGGCGGAATGGCAAGTCTGGAGAGAGTTTCGGAAGTTTTAGATTATGATTTAAAGGTGGAAGAAACTGCCAATCCTATCGCTATTGATAATCTCAACCACAGCATTGAGTTTAAAAATATCAGCTTTTTCTACGACCAAGACCATAAGATTTTGGAAGACTTCTCTATGTCTTTACCAAAAGGGAAAACCGTGGCATTGGTGGGACAGTCTGGGAGTGGTAAAACTACCGTCGCCAACCTCTTGGCAAGGTTCTACGATGTCAATAACGGGAGTATAGAGGTAGATGGCAACAACATCAAAGATTTAAAACTAAAAGACTACCGAAGCCTGCTTGGAATGGTTACGCAAGAGTCGGTATTGTTTAACGATACAGTCTATAATAATATCTTAATGGGTAAGCCAGAGGCTTCCGAAGAAGAAGTCATCGCTGCGGCTAAAATAGCCAACGCACACCAATTTATAGAAAGCCTTTCTGCAGGGTACAACACCAATATAGGCGATGATGGCAATAAATTATCAGGAGGACAAAAGCAAAGAATATCCATCGCAAGAGCGGTGCTCAAAAATCCACCTGTGATGATTTTAGACGAAGCCACCTCTGCCCTAGACACCGAAAGTGAAAGAGCTGTACAAGATGCTCTAGAAAAAATGATGGAGAACAGAACTTCACTCATCATTGCCCACCGACTGTCCACCATACAAAAAGCAGATTTAATCCTAGTAATGGAAAAAGGAAAGGTAATAGAACAAGGCAACCACAACGACTTAATGGCTAGAAACGGTGTTTACAAAAAGTTGGTAGAGCTACAAAACTTTGATTAA
- a CDS encoding NADP-dependent malic enzyme, whose translation MSSKTNRDEKNFRQAALDYHRAEPKGKIEVIPSKPHSSQRDLSLAYSPGVAEPCLEIEKDPAMAYEYTGKSNLVAVISNGTAVLGLGDIGAEASKPVMEGKGLLFKIFADINVFDIEIDERDPDKFIQIVKAIAPTFGGINLEDIKAPEAFYIEQRLKEELDIPLMHDDQHGTAIISAAALINALELAGKKIEEVKLVVNGAGAAAIACTKLYMELGLRKENILMCDSKGVINHKRQNLTPEKLDFVAETDLETLEDALKGADVFVGLSKGDVMSAEMLSSMAENPILFGLANPTPEIDYNLAKATRSDVIMATGRSDYPNQVNNVLGFPYIFRGALDVQAKGINEAMKLAAVKAIADLAKEPVPEAVILAYNLKGLNFGRDYFIPKPFDNRLITRVSVAVAKAAMESGIARKNIEDFEAYENHLLDRMGKDEKLIRMMQNRARSNPKRVALGNGEEYNVIKAAQILYEEGIAEPILLGDKELIKEKMKEFGIELNVKIVDPNDEEQQENRRKYRETLWKLRNRKGINEYKAKRFVRNRDYFGPLMLKHDDTDALIVGFSKNYSSVLKPVLEVIEKEPGVDKVASMMMILSGKKPRFFADTSINKNPTAEDLVNIAKMSELTVKSFAIEPRIAMLSYENFSSISETSQKVAKAVEILHKKYPNMVVDGEIQPDFAMNSDHLADYPFSKLGDTPANVFIFPNLESANISYKIIRGMRVAQTIGPILMGLKQPVHVLQMRSSVDEIVNLATIAVLDAQRRDGAK comes from the coding sequence ATGTCAAGTAAAACCAATAGAGACGAAAAAAACTTTAGACAAGCGGCTTTAGATTATCATAGAGCAGAGCCTAAAGGTAAAATAGAAGTAATTCCATCAAAACCACATTCCTCACAGAGAGATTTAAGTTTGGCGTATTCACCAGGGGTGGCAGAACCTTGCCTTGAAATAGAAAAAGACCCTGCAATGGCTTACGAATACACGGGGAAGAGCAACCTAGTTGCGGTAATTTCTAACGGAACAGCCGTTTTAGGCTTAGGAGATATAGGTGCAGAGGCTTCTAAACCCGTGATGGAAGGCAAAGGGTTACTATTTAAAATCTTTGCAGATATCAATGTGTTTGATATTGAAATAGACGAGAGAGACCCAGATAAATTCATTCAAATTGTAAAAGCAATAGCTCCAACATTTGGTGGTATCAACCTAGAAGACATTAAAGCTCCAGAGGCATTCTATATAGAGCAAAGGTTAAAGGAAGAGCTGGATATTCCGCTAATGCACGACGACCAGCATGGGACGGCAATCATCTCTGCGGCGGCACTCATCAACGCACTAGAGTTGGCAGGGAAGAAGATAGAAGAAGTAAAACTCGTGGTAAATGGGGCAGGAGCGGCAGCCATAGCGTGTACCAAACTTTATATGGAGCTAGGGCTTAGAAAAGAAAATATCTTGATGTGTGATAGCAAGGGCGTTATCAATCACAAAAGACAAAACTTAACACCTGAAAAACTAGACTTTGTAGCCGAAACCGATTTAGAAACTTTAGAAGATGCCCTTAAAGGAGCCGATGTTTTTGTGGGATTATCTAAAGGCGATGTGATGTCGGCAGAAATGTTGAGTTCTATGGCAGAAAATCCTATTTTATTCGGTCTGGCAAACCCAACGCCAGAGATAGATTACAATTTAGCTAAAGCCACCAGAAGTGATGTAATTATGGCAACTGGACGAAGCGATTATCCTAATCAAGTGAACAATGTTTTGGGCTTTCCGTACATTTTCCGTGGAGCATTAGATGTTCAGGCTAAAGGGATAAACGAGGCAATGAAACTCGCTGCCGTAAAAGCGATTGCAGATTTGGCAAAGGAGCCAGTACCAGAAGCCGTTATTTTGGCTTACAACCTTAAAGGACTGAACTTCGGTAGAGATTATTTCATTCCGAAACCTTTTGATAATAGATTGATAACTAGAGTGTCTGTGGCGGTAGCAAAGGCTGCTATGGAGAGTGGTATTGCTAGGAAAAACATAGAAGATTTTGAAGCCTACGAAAATCATCTTTTAGACAGAATGGGCAAAGATGAAAAGCTCATCAGAATGATGCAGAATAGAGCTCGTTCTAATCCTAAGAGGGTAGCACTAGGTAATGGGGAAGAATATAATGTGATTAAAGCAGCACAAATCCTTTACGAAGAAGGTATTGCAGAGCCTATCTTATTAGGAGACAAAGAGCTCATCAAAGAGAAAATGAAAGAATTTGGGATAGAGCTTAATGTGAAGATAGTAGACCCTAACGATGAGGAGCAGCAAGAAAACAGAAGAAAGTACAGAGAAACCCTTTGGAAGTTACGCAACAGAAAAGGAATCAACGAGTATAAAGCTAAGAGGTTTGTGAGAAACAGAGATTATTTCGGACCTTTAATGCTGAAACATGACGATACTGATGCCCTGATTGTTGGTTTCTCAAAGAATTACTCTTCTGTACTAAAGCCTGTTTTGGAAGTGATAGAGAAAGAGCCAGGTGTGGATAAAGTAGCCTCTATGATGATGATACTTTCGGGGAAAAAGCCAAGATTTTTTGCGGATACTTCCATCAACAAAAACCCTACAGCAGAAGATTTAGTTAATATTGCTAAAATGTCGGAGCTTACGGTAAAATCTTTTGCCATAGAGCCAAGAATAGCGATGTTGTCTTACGAGAATTTCTCTAGTATTTCCGAGACTTCCCAAAAGGTAGCTAAAGCGGTAGAAATATTACATAAGAAATATCCTAATATGGTGGTAGATGGTGAAATTCAGCCAGATTTTGCGATGAATTCAGACCACTTAGCAGATTATCCGTTTTCTAAATTAGGAGATACACCAGCTAATGTGTTTATTTTCCCGAATTTAGAGTCGGCTAATATTTCGTATAAGATTATTAGAGGAATGAGAGTGGCACAAACCATAGGACCTATCCTTATGGGACTGAAACAACCTGTACACGTATTACAAATGCGTTCTAGTGTAGATGAAATTGTAAATTTAGCCACAATAGCAGTACTAGATGCTCAAAGGAGAGACGGTGCTAAGTAA
- a CDS encoding DUF4153 domain-containing protein yields the protein MKKHYLIFGSTLVFVILFYQENLGVNLGILGVLLSLVTLIITPKQRKTKTFLSLFVLSLFSSFAFAWYGDFVSFAALITSVLLLRYKAQNRNMKAILALPIGIINGFTFVCKFFNFDYWLDVKSSSSDSRKGRLFIWLIPLLFFVTFFFIYSTASKHFSDLLNFDWNLDIPQILALSALGFYLTFNYWLFSAEKFSLKYNRLLSNQFEKNFHLKKPTPTYSFIDIDSERMSGVASFVVLNLLLLIFICTFNYEQFFEDRISASQLSSDTHQRINTIIISIIMAVLVILFYFKSHFNFDEKAKHLKLLAKVWLLLNAVLVISAGIKNTEYILHFGLTYKRLGVYIFLILCIIGLFFTYLKVINKKTNAYLFNYMFWYFYGTILACSFINWGSLITTYNINTGKGQDYDFIQSLDFNHQQIIDNYYRKNPQIYFHDKEYMKQDIKSNKNNSFLSKSIYYETLPSDF from the coding sequence ATGAAAAAACATTATTTAATTTTCGGAAGCACACTGGTGTTTGTTATTCTTTTTTACCAAGAGAATCTCGGCGTTAATCTAGGAATTTTGGGAGTCTTACTAAGTCTTGTTACTCTCATTATCACTCCAAAACAAAGAAAAACCAAAACCTTTCTAAGTCTCTTTGTGCTAAGTCTATTTTCGTCTTTTGCCTTTGCTTGGTATGGGGACTTTGTTTCTTTTGCCGCCCTCATCACTTCCGTTTTATTACTCAGATATAAAGCTCAAAATAGAAATATGAAGGCAATCCTAGCACTTCCCATAGGCATTATAAATGGATTTACATTTGTATGCAAATTCTTTAATTTTGACTATTGGCTTGATGTAAAATCTTCTTCTTCGGACTCAAGAAAAGGGCGGTTATTTATCTGGCTTATTCCTTTGTTATTTTTTGTTACCTTTTTCTTCATTTACAGTACCGCTAGTAAACATTTTTCTGACTTGCTCAACTTTGATTGGAATCTAGATATTCCTCAAATCCTTGCACTAAGTGCTTTAGGTTTTTACCTCACTTTTAACTATTGGTTATTCTCTGCCGAAAAATTCAGTTTAAAATACAATCGTTTACTTAGTAACCAATTTGAGAAAAATTTTCATTTAAAAAAGCCTACTCCCACCTATTCTTTTATTGATATAGATTCTGAAAGAATGAGCGGCGTAGCCTCTTTTGTGGTGCTTAATTTACTTCTCCTCATCTTTATTTGCACCTTTAATTATGAACAGTTTTTTGAAGACAGAATCTCTGCAAGTCAACTTTCTTCAGATACTCATCAGCGCATCAACACCATCATCATTTCCATTATTATGGCGGTATTGGTAATATTATTTTATTTTAAATCTCACTTTAATTTTGATGAAAAAGCCAAACACCTAAAACTATTAGCTAAAGTTTGGCTACTACTCAATGCTGTTTTGGTAATATCAGCAGGCATAAAAAACACTGAATACATCTTACATTTTGGACTTACTTACAAAAGATTAGGTGTTTATATATTCCTTATTTTATGCATCATAGGACTATTTTTCACCTATCTTAAGGTCATCAATAAAAAGACTAACGCTTACCTTTTCAACTATATGTTTTGGTATTTCTATGGCACTATTCTAGCGTGTAGTTTTATCAATTGGGGAAGCCTAATTACTACCTATAATATAAATACAGGAAAAGGGCAAGATTATGATTTTATTCAAAGTCTTGACTTTAATCATCAGCAAATTATTGATAACTATTACCGTAAAAATCCACAAATATATTTCCACGATAAGGAATATATGAAGCAAGACATCAAGAGTAACAAAAATAATTCGTTCCTATCCAAAAGCATTTATTATGAAACTTTGCCTTCTGATTTTTAG
- a CDS encoding BadF/BadG/BcrA/BcrD ATPase family protein has product MIAIVDGGSTKCDWVILNPNGSFKLKTETIGFNPNIIQIDLIPKEIVKNQDLNQLQTSVTQVFFYGSGCGIAENKAVVEQQLKKVFTNAKIVVSEDLTAAAYAAYRGVPAIVCILGTGSNSCYFDGTNVRSDLPSLGFLIGDEGSGSALGKHLLRRFFMKKLPADLHQDFVDTYNLSIEEAIKNMYHNPRANAYLASFNQFIAERKQHPYLQNLVFDEMKNFLDYHVLPYKEAKEAEINFIGSIAYVYEDSLKAAAAELNLRVGTIVQRPIESLVNYHKKYILEI; this is encoded by the coding sequence ATGATAGCAATTGTAGATGGAGGTTCCACGAAGTGTGATTGGGTAATTCTTAACCCTAACGGAAGTTTCAAACTTAAAACAGAAACCATTGGTTTTAATCCTAATATCATTCAGATTGATTTAATTCCAAAAGAAATCGTTAAAAATCAGGATTTAAACCAGCTTCAGACTAGCGTTACTCAAGTGTTCTTTTATGGCTCGGGGTGTGGCATCGCAGAGAATAAGGCGGTGGTAGAGCAGCAGCTAAAAAAGGTATTTACCAATGCAAAAATAGTAGTGAGCGAAGACCTTACAGCAGCAGCCTATGCCGCTTATAGAGGCGTACCTGCCATTGTTTGTATTTTGGGTACAGGCTCCAACTCTTGCTATTTTGATGGGACAAATGTGAGAAGCGATTTGCCCTCCTTAGGGTTTTTAATCGGTGATGAGGGGAGTGGCAGTGCTTTAGGGAAGCACCTTTTAAGACGATTTTTTATGAAGAAGCTCCCTGCCGATTTGCATCAGGATTTTGTAGATACCTATAACCTAAGTATAGAAGAGGCGATTAAAAATATGTATCATAATCCTAGGGCTAATGCGTATTTAGCTAGTTTTAATCAGTTCATTGCTGAAAGAAAACAGCACCCTTATTTGCAAAATTTAGTCTTTGACGAAATGAAAAACTTCTTAGACTATCATGTGTTGCCTTACAAGGAAGCCAAAGAGGCAGAAATTAATTTTATAGGCTCCATAGCTTATGTTTATGAAGACTCTTTGAAGGCAGCAGCGGCAGAACTCAATCTTAGGGTAGGGACTATCGTGCAAAGACCCATAGAAAGTTTGGTAAATTATCACAAAAAATACATACTAGAAATTTAA
- a CDS encoding winged helix-turn-helix domain-containing protein gives MIDINQLNKEFENRVRLGIMSVLIVNEWVDFTEMKTILQVTDGNLASHSNALEKAGYIEMKKEFVGKKPKTSYKATLEGKEAFNNHINLLEQLLKK, from the coding sequence ATGATTGATATTAACCAACTCAATAAAGAATTTGAAAATAGGGTAAGGCTAGGAATAATGTCTGTACTCATAGTGAATGAATGGGTTGATTTTACGGAAATGAAAACGATTTTACAAGTAACCGATGGTAACTTGGCAAGCCATAGTAATGCACTAGAAAAAGCTGGATATATAGAAATGAAAAAAGAATTTGTAGGAAAAAAGCCTAAAACCTCTTATAAAGCCACACTAGAGGGCAAAGAAGCATTTAATAACCATATCAATTTATTAGAACAACTTTTAAAAAAATAA